The genomic stretch CACCTTAATCCCGGTGCGTTTTTCTTTCTCTTGGTAAGCTTTCACATCGCTGAATCCGTTGCCTGAAGCGATTTTACCGTCATTTGCTCTCCAATAATTGATTGTCATTGGTTCATCTACAATCGGAAGAGAAATTTCAGTAATCGCTTGCTCGCCCTCTGCTGGCTTAGGGCCCTCTGCCTCTTTAGTTCCACTACATCCTGCAAGAAGCCCTGTTGTCATTACCAAACCAAGCATGATAGACATGACCCTCTTCATATAAACCCTCCTTAACAATCTATAGGATAAAGCTGTTACTTGCACCACGTATCATGTAAAGATGATGCAAGTACTTTGCTCTATTCTTTAATGGCTCCAATCAGTGCACCTTGAACAAAATAACGTTGGATAAAAGGATAGATCAGCAAAATTGGGAGTGTGGAAACAATGATGGTAGCATACTTGATGTTTTCTCCGATCGCAAACCCGGTGTCATTCGCTGAACCCATCGCTTCGGTACTGTTACTAAGCAAAATATCGCGAAGAATGATTTGAATCGGATATAGATCCTGAGATCTCAAGTACAAGAGAGGACCCATAAAATCATTCCAATGATCCACAGCGTAATAAAGAGTCATTACGGCGATGATCGGCTTGGATAGAGGAACAACGATCTGAAACAAAATTCGAAAGTCATGAGCCCCATCGATTTTAGCAGACTCGATCAAGGGGAGCGGGATACTCATAAAATTCGTTCTCATAATGATAAAGTTAAATGTACTGATGGCTGTCGGCAGAATCATGGCAAGTCTCGTATCCAGCAGACCTAAATTCTGAATGAGCAAGAAGGTAGGAATCATCCCGCCGCCAAAAAACATAGTGAAGGTAATTAGTTTCATGAAAAAGCTGCGTCCGTATAAATCAGGTCTTGAAAGAGCATACGCAGCGAGTGTCGTCATCAAGAGGTTAAGTGCAGTTCCTACGATAACATAAAATAATGTGTTCATATAACCACTGTAAATCTTGGGATTCTGAAATACTTTTGTGTAAGCTTCTATGGAGA from Paenibacillus polygoni encodes the following:
- a CDS encoding carbohydrate ABC transporter permease gives rise to the protein MKKSFGENVFDVINIFLLLLVMLLCAYPMLYIFNSSISDPQQLLASRSLMLLPEGFSIEAYTKVFQNPKIYSGYMNTLFYVIVGTALNLLMTTLAAYALSRPDLYGRSFFMKLITFTMFFGGGMIPTFLLIQNLGLLDTRLAMILPTAISTFNFIIMRTNFMSIPLPLIESAKIDGAHDFRILFQIVVPLSKPIIAVMTLYYAVDHWNDFMGPLLYLRSQDLYPIQIILRDILLSNSTEAMGSANDTGFAIGENIKYATIIVSTLPILLIYPFIQRYFVQGALIGAIKE